The following proteins are encoded in a genomic region of Gemmatimonadota bacterium:
- a CDS encoding transferase hexapeptide repeat family protein — MIYAFEGFIPVVHESAFVHPQAAVTGNVIIGRNVYIGPGAAIRGDWGGIVIADGCNVQENCTIHMFPGVVVRLEEGAHIGHGAIVHGAHIGANVLVGMNAVVMDNADIGDGSVVGALCFVPSEMQVPPRKVVVGNPAKIVKDVTDEMLAWKTKGTALYQALPAAMRAGWSAAEPLREVPANRPAQSAVHKTWADIKGERA; from the coding sequence ATGATCTACGCTTTTGAGGGATTTATTCCCGTGGTGCATGAGTCGGCCTTCGTGCATCCGCAGGCCGCCGTCACGGGCAATGTGATCATTGGCCGCAACGTATACATCGGTCCCGGTGCCGCGATTCGCGGCGACTGGGGCGGCATTGTGATTGCCGACGGCTGCAATGTGCAGGAGAACTGCACCATTCACATGTTCCCCGGCGTGGTCGTGCGGCTCGAAGAGGGTGCGCACATTGGGCATGGGGCGATTGTGCACGGCGCACACATTGGCGCCAACGTGCTCGTCGGTATGAATGCCGTGGTGATGGACAACGCCGACATCGGCGATGGCAGCGTGGTGGGTGCGCTCTGCTTTGTGCCGTCGGAGATGCAGGTGCCCCCGCGCAAAGTCGTGGTGGGGAATCCCGCGAAGATCGTCAAAGACGTCACCGACGAAATGCTCGCGTGGAAAACCAAGGGCACCGCGTTGTATCAGGCGCTTCCAGCCGCGATGCGTGCAGGATGGAGCGCCGCCGAACCACTGCGCGAGGTGCCTGCGAACCGGCCCGCGCAGAGCGCGGTGCACAAAACGTGGGCCGACATCAAAGGCGAGCGCGCATAG
- the pcaF gene encoding 3-oxoadipyl-CoA thiolase encodes MTDAFIIDGVRTPIGNLGGALSSVRADDLGAHAIRTLLARNPALDPARIADVIMGCANQAGEDNRNVARMALLLAGLPVTVPGETVNRLCASGLSAVAQSARAIRCGEGDVLIAGGMESMTRAPFVLSKGTTPFARDVQLFDTSLGWRFVNAKMKALHGTDSMGETAEHVAAQYGITRADQDAFAVRSQQKAAASRASGRFAIEIAPVEIPQKKGDALKVEHDEFLRPDTSLETLAKLKPAFRTDGQGSVTAGNASGLNDGAAALLLASGAAAQELGLTPRARVVASAAAGVEPRIMGMGPVPATKIALQRAGLTLAQMDVIELNEAFAAQSLACVRELGIADDDPRVNPNGGAIALGHPLGMSGARLALTAMRELERTGGRYALCTMCIGVGQGFALIVERV; translated from the coding sequence ATGACTGACGCATTCATCATTGACGGCGTGCGTACGCCGATCGGAAACCTCGGCGGCGCGCTGAGTTCGGTGCGCGCCGACGATCTCGGTGCACACGCCATTCGCACTCTGTTGGCGCGCAACCCTGCGCTCGACCCCGCTCGTATTGCTGATGTGATTATGGGGTGCGCCAATCAGGCCGGCGAAGACAACCGCAACGTGGCGCGCATGGCGTTGCTACTCGCCGGTCTGCCCGTAACGGTGCCCGGCGAAACAGTCAATCGGTTGTGTGCTTCTGGCCTGAGTGCCGTCGCACAAAGCGCGCGCGCCATTCGCTGCGGCGAAGGCGATGTGCTGATTGCCGGCGGTATGGAGTCAATGACACGCGCGCCCTTTGTGCTCAGTAAGGGCACCACACCGTTCGCGCGCGACGTACAGCTGTTCGACACCAGCCTCGGCTGGCGTTTTGTAAATGCAAAGATGAAGGCGCTGCACGGCACCGACTCGATGGGCGAGACCGCGGAGCATGTGGCCGCGCAGTACGGCATCACGCGAGCCGATCAAGATGCCTTCGCGGTGCGGTCACAACAGAAGGCGGCGGCGTCGCGCGCGAGCGGACGATTCGCGATTGAGATTGCGCCGGTGGAAATTCCGCAGAAGAAAGGCGACGCGCTGAAGGTGGAGCACGACGAGTTCTTGCGCCCCGATACGTCGCTGGAAACGCTCGCCAAACTCAAGCCCGCCTTCCGGACGGATGGCCAGGGCTCCGTCACCGCCGGCAACGCCTCTGGGCTCAACGATGGCGCGGCGGCATTGCTGCTCGCCTCGGGTGCTGCGGCACAGGAACTCGGCCTCACGCCGCGCGCTCGTGTCGTGGCAAGCGCGGCGGCCGGCGTAGAACCGCGCATCATGGGCATGGGGCCGGTGCCCGCCACCAAGATTGCACTCCAGCGCGCCGGCCTGACGCTGGCACAGATGGATGTGATTGAACTGAACGAAGCTTTTGCGGCCCAGTCCCTCGCGTGCGTGCGTGAACTTGGAATCGCCGACGATGATCCTCGCGTGAACCCCAACGGCGGCGCCATTGCCCTCGGACATCCGCTCGGCATGAGCGGCGCGCGCCTCGCGCTCACGGCGATGCGCGAACTCGAACGCACCGGCGGTCGCTACGCGCTCTGCACCATGTGCATTGGCGTGGGGCAGGGCTTTGCACTGATCGTGGAGCGCGTCTGA
- a CDS encoding hotdog fold thioesterase, which produces MTAIDPQTLAERVVIQMMGNDAFSQWLGIEVTDVAPGCATCTMDVRAEMVNGFGTSHGGVAYSLADSAFAFATNNCGRLSVAVDTTMSYPAAVRPGDRLTAVAVQESTSKRLAFCTVTVRNQLGAVVGHFRGTVYRTQVDHFPELGNTLGLPSTPV; this is translated from the coding sequence CGCGTCGTCATCCAGATGATGGGCAACGACGCCTTCTCGCAATGGCTCGGTATTGAGGTGACGGACGTCGCGCCGGGCTGTGCGACGTGCACGATGGATGTCCGCGCCGAAATGGTGAACGGATTCGGAACCTCGCATGGCGGCGTGGCGTATTCGCTCGCCGACAGCGCGTTTGCATTTGCTACCAACAACTGTGGACGCCTCAGCGTCGCTGTGGATACGACCATGAGTTACCCGGCCGCCGTACGTCCAGGTGATCGGCTCACGGCTGTGGCCGTGCAGGAATCGACCAGTAAGCGCCTCGCGTTCTGCACCGTAACAGTGCGCAATCAACTCGGCGCCGTGGTCGGACATTTTCGCGGAACCGTATATCGCACGCAGGTGGATCACTTTCCCGAGCTCGGCAACACGCTCGGCCTTCCCTCGACTCCCGTATGA